ACCGACGACAACTTGGTGTTTGCAGAGTCAAAATGGGTGCCCTCAAATACCTCGAAGAGcttcagaagaagaagcagagcgACGTCGttcgcttccttcttcgcgTTCGCTGCTGGGAGGTTAGTTGAAACCAAGCATACACCGATCGAGAACGGTTGCCGAAAGAATATCTGTGGACGGTCGGCCTTTTTTGGCGAGAGAACCTGTTTGATGGGAACAGTGGGAAGCGAGTTCTACGAGAGGATTCATCCGCCCCCGCGAACTCACTCATACACTTGTTTCTGTCAATCTGGGGGACCGCGCCGAAATTTTTCGCGTCACCGTTCTTGCTATACACTCGTTGAACATTTGCTGAGAGTGCATCAATATAGCTTCGCCAGTTGAACGTCATCCACCGGGCCTCGAGACCCAGCCGCCCCGACAAGGCCCGCCGCCTCGGCTACAAGGCCAAGCAGGGCTATGTCATCTACCGCGCCCGTGTCCGTCGCGGTGGTCGCAAGAAGCCCGTCCCCAAGGGTGCCACCTACGGTACGTTTTCTTGAACGCCAGAGTTTGCGATGGTTTCCAGTTTGCTGATACCCCCCAACAGGCAAGCCCACCAACCAGGGTGTGAACCAGCTCAAGTACCAGCGCTCCCTCAAGTCTACCGCCGAGGAGCGTGTCGGCCGCCGCTGCGCCAACCTTCGCGTCCTCAACTCCTACTGGATCAACCAGGACTCTACCTACAAGTACTTCGAGGTTATCCTTGTCGACCCCCAGCACAAGGCCATCCGCCGCGACCCCCGCATCAACTGGATCGTCAACCCCGTCCACAAGCACCGCGAGTCCCGTGGCCTTACCTCCACCGGCAAGCGCTCGCGCGGTCTCAACAAGGGTCACCGTTACAACAAGACCCGCGCTGGCCGCAGAAAGACCTGGAAGCGCCACAACACCCTCTCCCTCTGGCGCTACCGGTAAACGGCTCGCCCAAGAGGTCCGTAGTCTACGGGATCTGGTGCTGGCTCTGGCTGTTCTGCTCATTGGCACGCTTTTTGTCTGGGTCTTTTGGGAAACAAGGGAACTTCTGGTTGTCGTGCTCCTCTTTATGGTCTCGACAGCGACGGTGTCTTGACTGCAAATCATCATCGCTGGGACACAACGGAAAGAAGGGTGAATCCGCATGGAGTTGTGGAAAATCCAGTTAGCTCACCAAAATGGACTAAACGCATTTTCTGGTGTGCATATGATACCTCTGTCCTTTTTAATGGCATTTTCATGATCATCTATGTGTGACTTTCATATCTTTGTTCCCCATTTTGCTGCCAATGAATGAAGTGGATCTTACGGATTGACTTCTTCCTATCGACGGGGCGATGCTTCTGTTCTTATGTTCTATATAACTTGAAAAGCTCGAGGATGGTGCGCCAAATTTTTCCTCATATGTCCTTACTGGTCATCTCGGGGTCATCCATTATCATaggtcagtcagtcactTTTCCAGGCAAATTTTAGTGTCGCTAAACTTTTTCTCTGCTTGGCGCAGtgattcatcatcatcaatctTATTATCATCAGACGTGTAGCTTGCGGCCATGTTTACGATACAGGGATGAAAATAGGAGAAGCACGTCAACAACGATATGAACTATTTTGGTCTTTAATGATGAATCTCTATTTACGAGTTGGTTGTATCTCTCTACCGTCTCTATGAGGTACAGTAAGGCGTGAGGTATGTGCTCAACTTTTGTAAGGCCGATAGATGAAAACATTCGGGGTTGTTTATTTTCAAGTCCAGGATGAGAACGAGGCATTCGATTCAAATGCCATATATGACCCATATTGGGAACACGGCGAGGCGATGGTAATGAGAGAAGCCTATCGAAGTCTCTGTGTTGGGTGGAAGTATCCACAACTACACATCTGAAGAAAACGGAAACACCACATGAGTCCCTGAAAAGCGCAGAACACAAAATAGGGAAGGAACTTGGGGATAAAAGTGACAATacgaggttgaggaaggcAATGGAACGGAACTTTCGATTATTATCCTTGAAAGATCTATGCTACGGCAACCTGTCCTAACGCTATCGTACCtctcccctttcttcctattCGAGATCGAGCTTGAGAGACGTATTGTACAACAAAGAAGTTAGAAAGCAGAAGGCACCCTTGCAGATAATCTTGAAATAATCTTCCATGGTGCCTCCGCCTCCTGCTTAAAGCTCGATAACTCTCTTTCTCATATTTTGATTCGTCGCCTAGTTGCCCGGAACACGTTTCGctgataaaaaaaaaagagaaaaataaCCGCTCCCCAGTACCAGGATCGTTACCGATGATACCAGATCAGATCAGAAAAAATAAGGAAAAAGATCTCTCTTTATCTTAGCAAATTATCAGTTTAATGGAACTCTGTCCCGTTTTTGGCAGGTATTAAGAGACCAGCGAGGTCCGTGTCCGTCCGAGGAAGGAAACTCCCCATGCCGATGGATAAGTGAAAGCCATTCGCAATGTGATCTCATCTCTCATCATATAATGTACACCCTTTTCGTCCGTCTTGCTAGACGCTTTCGTATTACTGCTTAGACCCAGTTCTGGCCATTCTCAGCCGGGGCGCCAGCGGGAGGAAACTGCTGCGATGCAGGAGGCGGAACTGTGATCATGTTGCTTGCGGGGAAAACGGTGCCTAGGGGATGCCCATTACCACCGTTGATGCCGTTCGCGCCACTTCCTAGTCCGCCACCAGTGAGAATTGACGTATTGTTGGACATGGCACGGTTGTGCTGCGCGGGACGAAGGGAAATCTGGCCACCTGCCGGATCAGCAGGAGTCGCTTGACCACTAGTGCTCGTACC
The Neurospora crassa OR74A linkage group II, whole genome shotgun sequence DNA segment above includes these coding regions:
- a CDS encoding 60S ribosomal protein L15, whose translation is MGALKYLEELQKKKQSDVVRFLLRVRCWELRQLNVIHRASRPSRPDKARRLGYKAKQGYVIYRARVRRGGRKKPVPKGATYGKPTNQGVNQLKYQRSLKSTAEERVGRRCANLRVLNSYWINQDSTYKYFEVILVDPQHKAIRRDPRINWIVNPVHKHRESRGLTSTGKRSRGLNKGHRYNKTRAGRRKTWKRHNTLSLWRYR